From the genome of Medicago truncatula cultivar Jemalong A17 chromosome 2, MtrunA17r5.0-ANR, whole genome shotgun sequence:
CTGATGGGAGTAGTAGGTctgattatttttgttttggcgACGTTTTGGCGTTTGACACAACGTACAAGAAGAACAAATACAATTATCCGTTGTGTATATTTTCTGGGTGTAACCACCATTCACAGACCATTATATTTGGTGTTGCGTTGTTGGAGGACGAAACAATTGAGTCATATAAGTGGGTCTTGAACCGTTTTTTAGAATGCATGGAAAATAAATTCCCAAAAGCAGTGGTAACAGATGGAGATGGATCAATGAGGGAAGCTATTAAACAAGTATTCCCTGATGCATCTCATCGGTTATGTGCCTGGCATCTGCACAAGAATGCGcaagaaaatataaagaaaacaccATTTCTGGAGGGTTTTAGAAAAGCAATGTACTCAAATTTTACACCGGAGCAATTTGAGGATTTTTGGTCAGAGTTGATTCAGAAGAATGAACTTGAAGGAAATGCTTGGGTTATTAAGACATACGCGAACAAGTCACTGTGGGCAACCGCATATTTACGTGATAAGTTCTTTGGACGTATTAGAACCACATCTCAATGTGAAGCTATCAATGCAATTGTCAAGACATATTCCAGAGCCAAAGGcaaaatttttgaatttatgcataattttgaACAGGTTTTGAGAGGTTACAGAAACAATGAGCTTGTTGCTGACTTTAAATCAAAATTCACAGAACCTGTGTTGTCAACTCACCTGCGTTTGATTGAGATTGATGCTGCCAGAATTTACACGGCAGAGATCTTTAAAGAAGTTAAAGATGAAATTATTGATTCTGGTGCAATACGTCTCGAGGACAAAAAATGTGTGGGGGATTCCATGGTTTATACATTGCGAAAATATCGTGACAAAGGCATTGAAAGAGAGGTTGTATACAATGCTGCAAGTTTAGAATTTCAGTGTTCGTGTAGACTATTTGAGTCACGTGGGATTCCATGTTGTCATGTCTTTTTTGTGATGAAGGAAGAGGACGTTGATCACATACCAAAATGTTTGGTTATGACACGTTGGACAAAGAACGCAAAAGGTGAGTTTCTGAACAGCGATTCGAATGGGGAAATAGATGCTAATATGATTGAACTTGCTCGATTTGGTGCGTACTGTTCTGCTTTTACTACGTTCTGTAAAGAAGCCTCAAAAAAGAATGGTGTTTTTAGGGACATAATGGATGAAATCTTGAATCTTCAAAAAAAGTATTGTGATGTTGAAGACTCTACTCGGTCTAAAAGTTTTACAGATGATCAGGTAGGTGATCCAGTCACTGTGAAAAGCAAAGGTGctccaaagaagaagaagaacgcaGCAAAAAGTGTCAGACACTGTTCAAGATGCAAAAGTACAAGTCATACCGCAAGGCATTGTTCGGTAATTTATCTATATATGATCTGATGAATAATATGTCCATGAATTAAGAATTATAATGTGCATGATAAAATacttaagcatttttttttttttgcaggataCACACAACTCTGAACTTCAATATAATGAAGAATTGGTCTCTATCTCTATGGAAGATTCTTTAAGCCAAAAAGAGAAGGTATATTTGTTTGTTATGCCTTTTATGCAACAATATTAGATCACAACAATTAGTGTATTAACTTATATGGCATtcacagaaaaagaaaagaaaacctaATGGCAATGCTAGCACAAGCAAGCAAAAGAAATGTGAAGAGGCAACAAAAGTCCCAGAGATTCCAGAGACAGCTGATTCGCCAGTTACAAATGCAGTTCAACCTCCTGTGAATGTGTTGCAGCCTGGTATAATTCCAATGCAAATGCAAGCAATTTACCCCAACTATGGACTTCATGGTGGTGAATCATCAACTTCCTGTGTTGGGCTCTTGGCACAAGTCATGAATGTTGCTGGTTATGGACAACAACAGTCATCGCAGTCTTGTTTCTACTCTGCTCAAACTAGTTGAATCTGGCTGCTGATATATTTAGTTTCCTATTGTCTTATAATTTTTGGCTAGCTAATTTAAGACTCAATTGGGAAAGTTCTCTCTGTTGAACAAAATGTTTTTGAACAAAAAGTTCTCtgatattttaatttgcattttacAGATACAATTTATGTagcattttatttgtttgtactTTAGTCATTGTATTTGGATGTTTGATCACATAGGGTTACAATTGAAGATTTGGTGCTGAATTGACTTTTTATTTAACTTATGAAAGTGAATGGTTCCGTTTGAGTGTTACTTATATTGTCATATGTTATCAACATCACCATGGCAGGGTAGATTGAGTTTACTTTCCATCTAAATTGTATCCCATGGTAGCCACAATACTTGGTTCAATTACGAGTATTTAATACGCTATTAATACTTGGAAATTTctataaatgaatattttgaattttttaatcacgcaaatttttaagtttggtgttatgaattttttttatagtagctattaacttggatgctatgagtttgttcgcaaattcatcctttacgtttttagtgGTGTTcaatgatgtaatctctcgatttgaatgaatgaatatcattttattttcacatagatctagttttttttttttacatatttactgtttatttttataaacaatctataaaaagaagatatttttttaaaccaaaaaataaaataatttatgttttatattcATGATCTTGGACAAAATATTTTCACTTTACAATACTATATATGAAAGTCATGAAGATAATTGGTTTCATAATATAGATCAATGTTTGTCATTGCTAAATAGGAAAAAACACGAGAGAAATGTTTGTCATTGatacataagaaaaaaaatacaagactAATATTTGATCCTGATACATAAAATACTTTGTtagtgaaaaatattaaaaaagcaaaacacaaaaattcatccttggtttagggtttagggtttaaaaaaGCAAAGCACAAGACAtgtattttccttaaaaaaaacaaactactttagggtttagggtttaacCTGAGAGCCTTGAAGTTTCGTCTGACAATGTTCATCATTCACTGTATTGTATTATTTAAGGATacgaaataaagaataaaattgtaacaTTGCATTTATTTAGAGGTTGGTccaatcaattgaatgaatatatgtatcttctgtaaaaaaaaaacgaactaCTTTAGGGTTTAAGGTTTAACCTGAGAGCAAGTTTTATCTTACAATGTTCATCCTTCACCGTAGTGCACTAGATAGatttttatttggaaatgataaattaattatttaatttaatcattattaaaaagtattttctttgtccccaagttttgctaaaatattttagaacgcaagctagaatattttggaacacaatctgaaatattttggtaggcaatctaatgtATTTTAGTGCTcgatctaaaatatattttgatactcagtaatgtatttatgtactgaataacatatttatgtactgaataatatatttttgtactcaatatgatatattttggtacacaattgaaatatttttgtactagatctGATATGTGAATTACTTGCTCGTAAAGTTTCTCTTTTTATTAGTTGtgaattttctctataaatagagagctcacacaatGCATTCTGGACACttaaattcacagttgatgcttcctgtgttttttctctcttctccctccttcaacttttgttgacgaatttttcttctttttatactCTTTTCTGTCCCTTTCAGTTTCAaggtattttaaattttttctttttgtttcgtTTTAGGTCGTccattctttttattatttatttattttcgtaatttttatttcaattatattaattattaatttacacTTAGGTTTAGGAAGTGGTAacatcaaaaatcacaaaaatatttaagataccaaatatttatttagaaGTTGGTCCAATCAATTGAATAAATAGGTTTTCCAATAACTAAAAGAAATATACATTTTCTTGAAATTATTAATAGAATTTCTACATTGGTCTTGATGGTAAAAGAATTGTGTTGCTATTCTTACGCTGCAAGTTCGAATCTAAgcaatgctatttttttaattaaattcagtTTCTTTGGTTACTCATAAAACAAcagagaaaatataattttttttttttggttactcaTATGGTAATAACATAATGATATCTTTCAAATTCCGTAATTTTTGCATAATTGCATCAAGAGTTTAATACGGTGTATGGTAAAAACATAATGATATCTTTCAAACTCCTTAATATTTGCAGAATTGCATCAAAAATCGTATGGCAATATCTTCCAAATCCCTTAATATTTGCATCAACGTAATTCTGAATAAATACACCtgcatcaaaataaaaaaaaataaaaaaagcatcAGTGCAAAACATTTCTACAATTCCTAACCAGTTCTAAAAACAAACTTCAGGGCACATCATATCTTCTTGCCGCTATTATGGAGAAAGCTTCCTGCAAGAGATGCAGGTCACAGCAGTCACATGACTTCAAGTCTGAGTTAGTTATCCTTTCATCTAGGTAATCATTTTAAATATGctggataatcatttttttattgaattcgcATATTGAGTGTTAGTTTTGGTTATAATTTGTATATAAGAGGTGCATTCCAATAGTTTTGGTTATGATTTGTATCTTTTGGTAAAGTTCTTACACCTTTTTATGGTTTTAATTGGTAATAGTCAAAGTAGCCATGATGAGAGCGAAGATGAAAAGGTACAAAACTATGATTCTACGGCTTCAACGCCAGAAGTTTTGAGGAAAGTAGTTCATGAAGCTGCAAAAACCGAAAGGAAAGCCTCCAAGACTAATTCTACTGCTGATCTTGGAACCAATTCAGCACCTCCACACGTTAAGACTAATTCTCTGCCTGATTTGGAACTGACTCGGGTTAAGAAAAACCCTTTTTGCAAACCTGAAGAGGAAGATGATAACGACCTTTACCTGAACTATCATCCAGGTCATACGAGGGGATATGAAGGTTATGATGCTCCTTTTGAAATTCCTTCAGTAAGTAATCATTCAACCCTAAAGCATTAACTTCAACTCAATCTGACCGTTGCCTAATTTTTGACATGTTAAAACTTGTTTGACAGTGGATGCCATTTACATTCAGACCACCACCAGCAATGAAGCTTAATGAAATTTGTGCCTACATAGCTGCATATGTTTTTATGCCTGATGCTTATTTAAATGGGTAAAACATATCCTAAGCAATttgaatatcatttttttagttttgtttataTCAGTTTAGCTGATGGTTTTATCTATCTTCATTATAGGGAGGAAGAACTGATTCGCTCAACTAAAGAAGTGTCTGGATATAGGAAAACCCTAAAGTCACTGATGCCAAGGATTTTTGTGGATCAGGAGGTAATTTGAATATGATAATAACTACTTAAAACATCACACTGTATTATGATAGTATatgtttataatatttaatattacatTATACAGGTTATTAATTTGGTTGTTTCGCGCCAAAACTGGGTGATGGATTCATTATCCAAAACCAATCCCAGAAGAGTATGGTATCTCCCCACATCATTTGCGGTATTCACCACTACTGATCTTACtagaagtttttatttatttgtactattattaaaatcaattatgtttgTGTTACTTATGCAGCAAATCGCACTCGGCTGTCGACACACTCCGCAAGAAGTGCGGAAAATCTTTCAAAAGGATTTCATACCAAAGGTTCAATCACCTTCAAAGGTTGTTTTGTGTTGATTCTGTTTGTATGATTATTGCCGTATCAAAATTAAAGCATCAActgaattatttttatttttttctttctttcagatTTTCGTTCCTATTAACGATCAGGGGGTGCACTGGTATCTCATGGTCGTCGACTTTTCAGAAAGAAAGTTGGTGGTGTTAGACTCTTTGCCTTGTCTTGAAAGAAATTACATAAGACAACGGGAGGTTTTGAAGCTGGTATGTATCCTACATGTTTGTTACTTTATAACTTATTATTATGCTTATGTTACTAAGGTTTGTAACTTATTGCAGGCTATATTTATTGAGGAGATATTGAGTATTGATTCTGTTGTTGATAATGTGGATTCAACCAACTCATTATCAAACTTTTGTTTAATTTCACCTAGAGCCTTTCCAACACAGCGCACCGGATCGTATATCTCATTCATTATACTttgtttatttctatttttaatctaTGGTTGTTGTCAGAGTCACTAATGTACTACTATTTTACACAGAAATGATTGTGGAGTGTGGGTTGCAAAATGGATGATTGAATGTCCATTCAGCAGTGAATATCAGAAAACCAATGTAAGTTTATTCCATGTCACTATCTTAATTACTTTCACAAGTTATCCTTTATAACTACCATGGAAGAATTTATAATTCTTACTATTTTTTTCAGGTTGTCACAGCCAGTAGGATGAAACTTGCACTTCATTTGGTCAATTCTGATAACAATACGTTGTTCAACTCTGTTGTATTGCCAAAGGCTGCAGATTATTGGAAGGTTCAGGAAAAGAATAGGAAAGCTTTGGTGAAAGTTTGATGCTGTCTGCTTGAGGACAATTTTACAATTTCtccatgttttgttttttttctactttgagacaattttataatttctgCATGTTTTGTTACCGCCTAATTCAAGAcaattaattttacaattttccGCATGTTTTGTTTCTACGTGGATAATTGTGATTTCTTTTGGATAACTTGATGGATAGAGAATCTAGACTATGTTTGGATAATCCTAATGTAGTTTGTGCTTGTGCTTGTGGCTGTGTAATTGTAGTGAACAAATAATGTACAAATAATGAATACCTGAACATTAGGCTGTCTTTGGCTTAATTCTCTTCATTCTGGAAAATaggaaaacaccataaaaagcTAGACCAGATCCTGCAGAGGATTAATAAGcacataaattttttagtttaaacAAGAGATATCTATGGCTAAAAAGAAGGAaggaattttattttagtaccTAATACGTTAATTGGTGAGACAGGTGTTCGCTAATAACATTACGAGATTGATTCGTTAAGAGCCATTGCACTCAAAAACCCTTTTCTATTAAATATTGCAAGGAAAAAAAAGCCATGTATTAGAATCCAATTGACAAAATGGTTCTTTTCATAATTGCATTTCTATCCTTCTCTTCCCATACAAGGAACACTCACCAATTGAAAGAGGCCTCTGTAGCACCTATTAACACCGACCCCTACTTCAAGAGACAAAAATTAGGCCTGTTCTCTAATGCAACTCAGACAATAAGAAAAACAACCTAAACCTGATGATCAAAATAATAGTGAATCAGATGATAAACAGAACAACCGTAGCTACTGATGCCATTAAAGAAACAGGATCAACAGTTTATCTCACAGAATGACCCGTGTCTCGGGTAAATAAAAGCTTATAGAATGCGTTCTCAATGCAGCATAAAACATTAAGTTCACTTGGTGTTAAGAACCAAAATTgtagttaatttatttatatgaagaGGTATGAAACATGTGTTTGGTCCCCCATCGGCCCATCCTTTGCAAGGCCAAAGTCTGAAAGCTTTGCATTGAAATCCTGCAGATTTATGCCTCAATGTTTAGATAGCTGAAACCTATGCAATCTTTACTTTTATAAAAAGGATGAATTATGATGCTATTGAGTAGGACAGACAacttttcttcttctgcttGATAAATTTAATATTCTACTGGAGGTTGAAAGTCGATAAATATGGTTTTCGGGGATAAGAttcctccaaaaaaaattcaagacaaCGCCAACTACATGACAGCAGAAAGACATATTAACGAAGCAAAGCTCAGCAAACTCTCTACAGTTGACAGTAATAACAATTAGCTGAGACCATAAAGATACTAAAATAAACTTCATCGACTGTTAACCTGACAAAATAGGTGactgttctttaaaaaaatctgaaacaaTTATGTTCTTGTAATGACAAGATAAACTCCTAATGACAAGATAAACTCCCTATCTAATGACAAAAGAAAGTTATGCTCTTGTAAGCTGTTTAGAATGGCTGCAGTTTGTTGGTCatattttgatcaagagtgTGAGAATTTTAGCAATAGAAACAACCCTCCAAGGTTCACCTTAATCTTATCTTGACTTGCAATTATGTGTTTCAATGATAGGCAaattaaatagtatttttaattttacaattaGGGATGCATACACAGAAGTGATTGCCCACAAAATTGACCTAGATCAAGAACAGAAGCAATTGATGCATACACAGAAGTGATTGTCAAGTGCTTCTATTAATCATGCAATCCCAGgagaatttcatttttagtttgGCTACATCAAATGCAGTAGTATTTATTAGAAGCAGAAATGCAGCGGCACATGAATTAGGCATACACTCTGGAAATCAGTAATCAACTATGTCAAGACAGCTAAAACAGGGTAAGCCAATCTTACCAGGCAAAATTGCAGGCACTATCAACTATCAAATACGCTCAGAACTACAAACACAATCAAGGACAGATATTAcgaacaaaaattcaaaaacataaCAAAGATAAACAAAGGTTTGACATCACAAAACTGTCTTGTAAATCAAATGCAGTTACAACATTCCTCAGCAGCAAAATTAAGATGTAAAACCTTTTAAAACCCCAAAAaatctacacaaaaaaattaactaactGAAGGAACAAACAAACTAGAATAAACAAACTGAACCTCACCTCAATCTTTGTGATTTGAGAACAATTTGGGAACAAGGGCGGAGTGAATGATACGAAAAGCACTTACCCATCATCACCACTACAACAACGAAAAGAGAATCTCTGCGGCGAGCTTCGGCGAAAGCTTCTTCACCCCATGGATACCAATCAACCttcaattaaatataaacaaatatttcgATTAAGAAAGTGCTTTTGGTAATGATATAACAAGGGAGGACTGAATGATACGAACCGGTTCAAAGCGGAATTGCATTTCGATTTCAAACCGCATGGAAGAACATGATTTCGATTTTGAATGGAAGAATTGAATTTCAAATGGATTTCGATTTTGAGATGAGGAACTCAAGATTTTGAATGGATTTCAATTTCGATTTCGATTTTTGAATTGGGTTAAGAATGATTTTTGTGTGATGGTCATGTCTTCCATtttgggaagaagatgaagaaaaatgaataatatgCAGAGAACGtgaaaaaagttgaataaattgaaaagataaagaataaaaaatgattttattattgtagagattttaaataaaataagttaataaatcaattaatattttgtatgaggactgatttgtaataaaaaataaaatttagtgtTACAGTGGTCCATCACAAAGACACTAGCTGACATGGCATGAACAACTATGCTATTGGTTAAAcaaaatgacttttttaaaaaagtcatttttttgactgcaccgtagaagctcccttaattttttaatctttcaTCAAAAAGATTCCTTATGAGTTTTATTCTCATTCAAGCTTTCAAAGCTCTTTTCACTAAATTTCTCACAAAATCTTCATAATTCTAATACcgattgaaatttaaaatataaaagtttacaCCCTTTATTCTCAAAACAGCAGCATTTTTCATTCTTGAATGGTTTGTGGAGCTTCAATTGTTAACAGTTAAGCATCCGTCATTTTGTGAAGAAGTGCCACCCAGTTTTGTGACAACATAGCCTTTTGGGAGATGTACTTTTCTTGTTAACATTAACCCATGCAACTCAATTATAGGACTCTTATTTATGCTAAATTATTCAGTTCCATGCATATATACAACACTTATTAAAGgccttttttctttaattacaGGCATAGAAAAAGGACCTGAAAGCAACAATCAGCTCCCACATATGAAAACTCATTTACATGGTGATGTACATCCAAAAAGAATATTGACACACTGCTTCTATGCAATCTCCGTTAGTCACATCATGAACTACACAATCTTGTTgggtttatgttataatttagtGAAGTTGTGCCCTATTTATAACCACTATATTATACCACTTATCAATGTGGAGGCTAAACTCTGATTTCACCTTATAATCCAAACTTTAGACTTAATTCAATCTCAAATGTTAGCTCTTAAACTAGTGTTGCATCTATTTACAATCATTATTTCAATCATATCCTAAtgaaaaatcatattcaaaagaCCAAAATTAACCAGCTATTTGCTAGCCAGAGAGCCAAGCCTCCCTGATTCACATATTTCTCCTAGTAGATTACAACTCATGAGTATGATATTTATCCAAATTAAGGGAATGTTGACATACTAATTAGTTAGTCACATCATGAACTACACATATCAtctaattttatcattattGCTTTCCACACCACCCCATCTTCATCAAGCCAACCCATTATAAGTCACAGACTACAGTAAGACTTACCAACAACCTGGACCTTTCTTTTCATAGAAAAACAGCACAAAATTCCAaccctattgaaataacttgtcCCCCAAGATTGATATTGACCCTTAGAATAAGTGTGTTACCTTCATTGGTTTAGCATTGTAGCTAGGCCTATCTCAATGATTCAAATTTCACCATAACTATTTAACTAGGACCCATTATTACTTAATATCATTACATCAAACCCTAAGGTCCACAAATATTAGTTATGATAATAATAAGAATCTTATCTTTGATACTTTCTTCTTTAAGATaagatgaaatattttccatcaAAATGAGACATAATTTGACAAGCTTAGAAGGCACATGCTTGAACAAGCTAAGCTCACTTCCTCATTATGATTTAAGAGGGTCAATGATGATGTGCTCACGTGAAGTTTGTTGGAATTATACCAAATTTTGTGCTATAAAACAAGTCTTCACATGTGTCCCTCATTTGAACTACTTAGAAGCATATATGTTAATGAGGCCCCTAAGGTTTTGAAATGATAAATGATGTGAGGTTTACGCACTATTTAAGATAAGtatgacattttttttgtacTTGTTAATCACTTTTAAAAGAAGGGACAGCCACTAATTGCCGGCATGATTTAACTGAAAACTATGCATTTAAGATGAAATTTGGAAATATAGAAAGCACGTGTATTTGTGTCAAATATAATAACAAGTGGAGCCTTGGCATTGGATATGAGGAATTCATGGATGGAAATTTCAAATGTGGATTCAATAATCACGTTGTTTCCTACCATGAGATTTTTTATCTTCAATAAATTGTGTGCCAAGGGTTACTAGTTTGAGCAATTTTAGAGACTCAAACAAAAATGATGGGATGCATGAGTAAAAGATTTGCCAAGTGGAGAAGAATGGTGAGGCAACAACAAGGGAAGATTTATATTATGAGGATTTGCATCACTATGCTTCTTAATTGGCATAAGTATGCTTAGTCATAAGCACTTTTTTTAGTATTCTCCTAATCAGCGTTTAGTTTTAGGtgttatatatattatctacCTAGATAGCTCAATGGATTGTACTATTTGACTGTTGAGCATAGTCACTATAGCATATAGTAGTACTAGtaaatgaatttgtgtatgtaATAACATTAAGTGGTTGAAAACCAAC
Proteins encoded in this window:
- the LOC112419141 gene encoding protein FAR1-RELATED SEQUENCE 5 isoform X2 translates to MEHHKDCLDVDSSEVEYTDDLIEDEEHHSSFDAEDDVDGNADDDVHDESVQLEGSISDALAGDRFVNVNSIASDEILKLEFGPADEAYEFYYRYGKCKGFSIRKGDVRRNSSGIITMREFVCNKNGLRDKKHLSRNDRKRDHRRLTRTNCEARLRVHYKAKKGRYVVSRFEEGHNHEVTPPKFTHLHPLYRKISEADRAQLDALQSHGIRKCHIMGYMVAQKGGYADVGFTKKDLYNYFDKKMRGVIKDGDVAAALKYLNVKSSTDPMLYAEYDVNNDGRMKSLFWADGSSRSDYFCFGDVLAFDTTYKKNKYNYPLCIFSGCNHHSQTIIFGVALLEDETIESYKWVLNRFLECMENKFPKAVVTDGDGSMREAIKQVFPDASHRLCAWHLHKNAQENIKKTPFLEGFRKAMYSNFTPEQFEDFWSELIQKNELEGNAWVIKTYANKSLWATAYLRDKFFGRIRTTSQCEAINAIVKTYSRAKGKIFEFMHNFEQVLRGYRNNELVADFKSKFTEPVLSTHLRLIEIDAARIYTAEIFKEVKDEIIDSGAIRLEDKKCVGDSMVYTLRKYRDKGIEREVVYNAASLEFQCSCRLFESRGIPCCHVFFVMKEEDVDHIPKCLVMTRWTKNAKGEFLNSDSNGEIDANMIELARFGAYCSAFTTFCKEASKKNGVFRDIMDEILNLQKKYCDVEDSTRSKSFTDDQVGDPVTVKSKGAPKKKKNAAKSVRHCSRCKSTSHTARHCSDTHNSELQYNEELVSISMEDSLSQKEKKKKRKPNGNASTSKQKKCEEATKVPEIPETADSPVTNAVQPPVNVLQPGIIPMQMQAIYPNYGLHGGESSTSCVGLLAQVMNVAGYGQQQSSQSCFYSAQTS
- the LOC112419141 gene encoding protein FAR1-RELATED SEQUENCE 5 isoform X1, with translation MSMINEVVMEHHKDCLDVDSSEVEYTDDLIEDEEHHSSFDAEDDVDGNADDDVHDESVQLEGSISDALAGDRFVNVNSIASDEILKLEFGPADEAYEFYYRYGKCKGFSIRKGDVRRNSSGIITMREFVCNKNGLRDKKHLSRNDRKRDHRRLTRTNCEARLRVHYKAKKGRYVVSRFEEGHNHEVTPPKFTHLHPLYRKISEADRAQLDALQSHGIRKCHIMGYMVAQKGGYADVGFTKKDLYNYFDKKMRGVIKDGDVAAALKYLNVKSSTDPMLYAEYDVNNDGRMKSLFWADGSSRSDYFCFGDVLAFDTTYKKNKYNYPLCIFSGCNHHSQTIIFGVALLEDETIESYKWVLNRFLECMENKFPKAVVTDGDGSMREAIKQVFPDASHRLCAWHLHKNAQENIKKTPFLEGFRKAMYSNFTPEQFEDFWSELIQKNELEGNAWVIKTYANKSLWATAYLRDKFFGRIRTTSQCEAINAIVKTYSRAKGKIFEFMHNFEQVLRGYRNNELVADFKSKFTEPVLSTHLRLIEIDAARIYTAEIFKEVKDEIIDSGAIRLEDKKCVGDSMVYTLRKYRDKGIEREVVYNAASLEFQCSCRLFESRGIPCCHVFFVMKEEDVDHIPKCLVMTRWTKNAKGEFLNSDSNGEIDANMIELARFGAYCSAFTTFCKEASKKNGVFRDIMDEILNLQKKYCDVEDSTRSKSFTDDQVGDPVTVKSKGAPKKKKNAAKSVRHCSRCKSTSHTARHCSDTHNSELQYNEELVSISMEDSLSQKEKKKKRKPNGNASTSKQKKCEEATKVPEIPETADSPVTNAVQPPVNVLQPGIIPMQMQAIYPNYGLHGGESSTSCVGLLAQVMNVAGYGQQQSSQSCFYSAQTS